The genome window GGCGCTGTGACTTTTGCCGTGATTATCACCTATGAAATCACGGCCTATTATCTGCGAAAAGGCTTGAACCCTTTCTGGCCGGCGGCTTTCTGGGGCATGGTTATGCTTGTTTTTACCGGCTGCATCAGTTTTTTGATAGCAAAAATTATAATAGGTCCACTGGAACGTTTTGTTCAAAAAGCCGAAAACCTTGGGGTAGTGCAAAAAAATACGGGCATAAAAGAATCCCTCAAGGATGATATGGGACGCTTCACCTCTGTTTTTGATCAGGTCACGGAACTCCTTTCAAGGGTGGAGGCGCGGAAGCTTTTCCCCCTGATAACGGGCAGCAGCCGGGGGATAAGGGGTGTATTGAACCGGATTATAAAAGTAGCCCCGACCGATTCAACGGTTCTTATCCTGGGAGAAACCGGCACCGGCAAGGAACTGGTCGCCACTAGTATTTACAAGCACAGCCGCCGCAAAGATAAACCCTTTGTTACGATTAATTGCGCGGCCATACCTGCCGGCCTGCTTGAGAGTGAACTTTTCGGACATGAAAAGGGCTCCTTTACAGATGCAGGAGCCAGGAAAACCGGCCGCTTTGAACTTGCCGACAAGGGGACAATATTCCTGGATGAAATCGGGGACATGCCCCTCGATACCCAGGCCAAGCTGCTGCGAGTTCTGGAGAACCGGTATATAGAACGGGTGGGAGGCTCACAGCAGATCAGGGTGGATGTGCGGATCATCGCCGCCACAAACCGGAACCTGGAAGAGATGGTAAAACAAAACAGATTCCGCCGGGATCTTTTCTACCGGCTCAATGTTTTTTCAATCATTATTCCTCCCTTGCGTGAAAGAAAAGAGGATATCCCGGCCATAGCCGATCATTTTATTAAAAAGCTGGGAAAGGGGGTCGATATAGCCCCTGAAAGCATGAACATCCTTTCCGCTTATCACTGGCCCGGGAATGTCAGGGAACTTCAAAATATAATTGAATCCGCATCAATTACTGCAAAGGATACGATTGAACCGGTGCAGCTCTTGTCACTTATTGCAAAATACCCGCAAGAGGCTGGTTCAATTTTTGCCGGAGATGAATCAGATAATTCAAGCTGTAATATTGATCAGCGTATTCAGGAATATGAAAAAGGGATTATTATCGCGGCCCTTAACCGGACCGGAGGTGTGCAGATCAGGGCCGCCAAAATGCTTGGCATTAAAGAGCGAAGTTTGTGGCACCGGATTAAAAAGTACGGCATTGATGTTAATTCATTCAAGTCCGATGCCGGGTGAGAATGTCTGAACTGTGATTTGTATGATTAAATGATGGGCTATGATTTGAAAAACCGGGGAAGTTATAAAGTCTGCAATATTATAATTATTCAACTTGCGAAAACAAATTATGCCGCAACAATAATAATGCAAGGTGTTATTAAAACAATAGCAACCCTTGACGATATTATCCCTTTGGTATATTATTAATATTGATGATAAAGGCATTCAAGTGCAAAGAAACTAAAAAAATATTTAACGGTCGTTTTCCAGCAAATTGCCTAATGATATTCAGAGGCTTGCTGAGTGTAAGCTGGTTATGCTTCATAATGCCGGAGGCATTAACGACCTTCGGGTTCCTCCTGCCAACCGGCTGGAAGCATTAAGGGGAACAAGGAAGGGGCGGCACAGTATTCGAATTAATG of Desulfosarcina sp. BuS5 contains these proteins:
- a CDS encoding sigma-54 interaction domain-containing protein produces the protein MKNFRFNISLYVIIPLISMGAVTFAVIITYEITAYYLRKGLNPFWPAAFWGMVMLVFTGCISFLIAKIIIGPLERFVQKAENLGVVQKNTGIKESLKDDMGRFTSVFDQVTELLSRVEARKLFPLITGSSRGIRGVLNRIIKVAPTDSTVLILGETGTGKELVATSIYKHSRRKDKPFVTINCAAIPAGLLESELFGHEKGSFTDAGARKTGRFELADKGTIFLDEIGDMPLDTQAKLLRVLENRYIERVGGSQQIRVDVRIIAATNRNLEEMVKQNRFRRDLFYRLNVFSIIIPPLRERKEDIPAIADHFIKKLGKGVDIAPESMNILSAYHWPGNVRELQNIIESASITAKDTIEPVQLLSLIAKYPQEAGSIFAGDESDNSSCNIDQRIQEYEKGIIIAALNRTGGVQIRAAKMLGIKERSLWHRIKKYGIDVNSFKSDAG
- a CDS encoding type II toxin-antitoxin system RelE/ParE family toxin: MPNDIQRLAECKLVMLHNAGGINDLRVPPANRLEALRGTRKGRHSIRINDQWRICFKWRADGVYHVEITDYH